The genomic DNA AGCTGATTAACGACGCGATGTAACATGAAACTGAAGTCGGGTTAGCCCACTGTAAAACTTCAATTAGCCTAATTTAATAATATTTGTTTCAATCATTGAATGAAGCCTGCTATAGCCTATTTGGGACAAGAGTCACGATCTTAAATTGCTTGTAGGCTTGTAGGCTACAAAAATCTACAAAAATATTGTTCATTTTCCGTTGTGCGCAGAGAGCTAGGTGCGCAACAAACGCGAgggtgcgggagagagagagaaagtatgtgtgtgagtgcgagagagcaagcgagagtgaGGTCTGCGGTGTTGACCTTTGATTTACTTGTTTTTGAGtaggcaatagcctacgttgtcaaatatatttatacttAAATGAACTACCTTTTACAAGTAGTTATGTCTCtttgtattaatttattaatttatccTGTTATTGACGTAATGCACGTCATGGACAAAATGCGCTACCAGATATTCGAATATAATCGAATCAATCTGTTTTTCTAGAGGGAATATTCGAACGtcatttttgagcaattttgacagccctaacacacacacacacacacacacacacacacacacacacctgctccacTCTGCTGTTGATGATCACCAggtctgctcctctctctctgcagtcctTCCTGCTGGAGCTCCAGCTCATTGTTCCCGTGGAGACAAAGTAGATGCTGGAGCCCAGTCTCCTCCACCCATCAGGACACGTGTCCTCTAAAGGACACATAAAGCCAGTCactcagctcctccacccaTCAGGACACGTGTCCTCTAAAGGAGACATAAAGCCAGTCactcagctcctccacccaTCAGGACACGTGTCCTCTAAAGGAGACATAAAGCCAGTCactcagctcctccacccaTCAGGACACGTGTCCTCTAAAGGAGACATAAAGCCAGTCACTCAGCTCCTCCACTAAAGACACGTGTCCTCTAAAGGACACATAAAGCCAGTCactcagctcctccacccaTCAGGACACGTGTCCTCTAAAGGAGACATAAAGCCAGTCACTCAGCTCCTCCACTAAAGACACGTGACGTGTCCTCTAAAGGAGACATAAAGCCAGTCACTCTAACACTCAGCTCCTCCACTAAAGACACGTGTCCTCTAAAGGACACATAAAGCCAGTCACTCTAACACTCAGCTCCTCCACTAAAGACATGTGTCCTCTAAAGGACACATAAAGCCAGTCACTCTAACactcagctcctccacccaTCAGGACACGTGTCCTCTAAAGGAGACATAAAGCCAGTCactcagctcctccacccaTCAGGACACGTGTCCTCTAAAGGAGACATAAAGCCAGTCactcagctcctccacccaTCAGGACACGTGTCCTCTAAAGGAGACATAAAGCCAGTCACTCTAACactcagctcctccacccaTCAGGACACGTGTCCTCTAAAGGAGACATAAAGCCAGTCACTCTAACACTCAGCTCCTTCACTAAGGACACGTGTCCTCTAAAGGAGACATAAAGCCAGTCACTCTAACACTCAGCTCCTCCACTACACTCAGTGCTAATCACAAGGCCTCTAACTTTTATGAGTAACTCTGTTAGAAAAGCTTGCAAGTTACCATTAGTTGATGAGAAGTTAACAAAGCTAACTGGCTAGCTGGATGCTAATCGATGCTGATAAATTAGAATGGAGCTAAATAGACTAGCCTAGAATACACCCCTGAGGACTTAAATGTGCTCTATTATGGGCTGACTCatgtcaaagttcaaagtttattgtcatgtactcataaataagtATTTATAAGcattgaaattccttgtgctcaagtcaAGTGTCCGTTCAACTTCaataataaattaaaaagaaaaataaataaatgaatagataaaggtaaagaaaaaaaacatgtcataTTCATATCTTACCAATCCTGCTGCGCAGAGCCTCTAGCTCACTTTGAATCTGGCTAATCCTCTCAGCGTCCGTCTTCTGGCTGGCAGCCAGGCTGTCCCTCTGAGCAcgtaacacactgcactgcagctgcagctgcagacTCCTGTTCTGGTGGGTGAGGTTGGCAAGAAGAGGGCTCATCTCAGCACTACAGGAGGGCTGGTCTAGAGGAGACAAAACGCCATGAATAAACAACCACACCatacaatatattatatatatatatatatatatatatatatatagtgcccttcataagtattggaacacatgctaacgTTTACTACAAAATAGATAAAAAATAGttgaatataaaatcatatttaggaaattcacaaaaaaaaacgtgtgcccttaaaggttggatatttcctcctttccaaaagatgattttatgttcctctttatagtcaactttagcatgtgttacTTTacttccaatacttatggagggcattgtatacagtatatatatatattattaagcTCTGGTGCTGTACTTACAATGGGCCCACACAGCTATCATGACAGCCAATAGGATTGCACATAGCAGAGCTAACCCTATTGTGGTGAGCCGGTAGTATCTGTGGACTTGTTCCCTTGAGACGTCACACCCTGGTTTCTGCGCACGTTGAGGTTTAGTCCCTTGTAAAGATACACAACAGGCAATTCAGGGAGGTGAAaaaatgtctgtgtatgtggagTCTGGCTATTATTGTATGTAGCCACCATTATGTATACTGCATTATGTTGCCTGGGAGACTAGTTAGTGGAGGCcttcatgtctgtctctgtctctgtctctgtctctctctctctctctctctctctctctctctctctctctctctctctctcactctctctctcgccatgtATGCAACTAGGGATCaataaatctatctatctatctatctttctatctatctatctatctatcaggctTGTGAAAAAATCacaattgaattgagaatgactcctaaattccagtTCAATTTCACTATATATATTCACTATATATTTCAGATATGactacaacaaacacacaacttacaattgaaaacagtaaccaattacatttccaaagtaaccttccaAAAAACAGAATGTAGGCCTGTgcgagattcaacacattcttcctgttgtgTGACTGTGGTTGTTTCGAATTGCCAtaaattgaattccacttcctgtcattccaattccaattcaaagtCAACTTCCTGTGTGGcagggccaattcaattcaattcaaattccaattcatgaattgaatggaggccaattctaaaattcggaagtgtgcacaagcctggtttgtgtttgtgtgtgtggtgtgtgtgtgtgtagcagcgtATTGGCTGCTGGGTCCGGTGATAACCTTGCTCCTCAAATGAAGACGCGTGTCTCAaggagctactgtatgtcaaatgaTTCATAATTGTCTATGTTTCTGGATAATCTACTTTTTATACGAGAAGGCAAATATTCATCCTGTTTTGAATCATAACTCTTTCCACCTTTGCTTACAGTGAACTGGCCCATAGAGACGCCTGGTCCAAATACACGCAGGTTGAGCTCAGCGACTGAAGCGAATAAAGGGCGGACTATCAAGCTTCATGGCATCACTAACTAACTAAGGTTTCATATCCCGCTGATGTATTCTAAAGGGCGGACTATCAAGCTTCATGGCATCATTAACTAACTAAGGTTTCATATCTCGCTGATGTATTCTAAAGGGCGGACTATCAAGCTTCATGGCATCATTAACTAACTAAGGTTTCATATCCTGCTGAtggacagtaggcctacgagCACTTAAAGCTACTCATCCCATTTCTAGTGTAGCTTGATATCCACCGAGCGACCGAGGTTTGCAGTGCTGGAGGGGAT from Sardina pilchardus chromosome 2, fSarPil1.1, whole genome shotgun sequence includes the following:
- the LOC134075206 gene encoding C-type lectin domain family 4 member E-like codes for the protein MIAVWAHYQPSCSAEMSPLLANLTHQNRSLQLQLQCSVLRAQRDSLAASQKTDAERISQIQSELEALRSRIEDTCPDGWRRLGSSIYFVSTGTMSWSSSRKDCRERGADLVIINSRVEQEFVNTLSQHVWIGLTEHNTDSMWKWVDGTQLSTGYWAPGEPNEYRSGEDCTVSRSSSGSLNSWNDERCHTEYAWVCERVACTDH